A single window of Gammaproteobacteria bacterium DNA harbors:
- a CDS encoding methionyl-tRNA formyltransferase, whose amino-acid sequence MALKVVFAGTPEFALPTLQALLASHEICSVYTKPDSPSGRGLKLTFSPVKQFVIDNCPSIPILQPVNLKDADTQKQLSEFHADVMIVIAYGLILPPAVLSLFKYGCINVHASLLPKWRGAAPIHRAILAGDYETGTTIMQINEGLDTGDILHRRKYQIRSRDTTKDVHDSLAKLGAEALIETLALLENAQLSPIIQDNNLATYAAKIAKEEAAIDWNTSVTYIDRQIRAFNPWPIAHTYLGAHLLKIWAAEVLANSATDYPNGTIIAASEQGIDVVAAEGIIRLLRVQIPGGKPMSVASFLNSRSNLIIPGTTRLGLPPC is encoded by the coding sequence ATGGCTTTAAAAGTGGTTTTTGCCGGCACTCCCGAGTTTGCCTTGCCTACCTTGCAAGCATTACTTGCGTCCCACGAGATTTGCAGTGTTTATACCAAGCCGGATAGCCCATCAGGACGAGGTTTAAAGCTCACTTTTAGTCCTGTTAAACAATTTGTCATCGACAATTGCCCTTCAATTCCGATTTTGCAGCCCGTGAATCTTAAAGATGCTGACACCCAAAAACAATTAAGTGAATTTCACGCGGATGTTATGATCGTTATCGCCTACGGACTTATCTTACCGCCAGCCGTCCTCTCCCTCTTTAAATATGGTTGTATCAATGTTCATGCATCACTCTTGCCAAAATGGCGTGGTGCGGCGCCTATTCACCGCGCTATTCTAGCCGGTGATTACGAAACGGGAACAACTATCATGCAAATTAACGAAGGTTTAGATACCGGGGATATTCTTCATCGTAGGAAATATCAAATTCGTAGTCGGGATACTACTAAAGACGTTCATGACAGCCTTGCGAAGCTAGGTGCAGAAGCGTTAATCGAAACCTTGGCGCTACTTGAAAATGCTCAACTATCGCCTATTATCCAGGACAATAATTTGGCGACCTATGCAGCGAAGATCGCAAAAGAGGAAGCCGCTATAGATTGGAATACCTCTGTCACTTATATCGATCGTCAAATTAGAGCGTTCAATCCGTGGCCGATTGCTCACACCTATTTAGGTGCCCATCTTTTGAAAATATGGGCGGCTGAAGTCCTTGCTAACTCTGCAACGGATTACCCCAATGGGACCATCATTGCAGCGAGTGAACAAGGAATAGATGTGGTTGCCGCCGAAGGTATAATTCGGCTGCTGAGGGTGCAAATTCCTGGAGGCAAGCCGATGTCGGTTGCCTCTTTTTTAAATTCTCGAAGTAATCTCATCATCCCCGGCACAACCCGCCTCGGATTACCCCCATGCTAG
- the gmhB gene encoding D-glycero-beta-D-manno-heptose 1,7-bisphosphate 7-phosphatase has protein sequence MLVILDRDGVINYDSEDYIKSPEEWVHIPGSLEAIAKLKQSGFKVVVATNQSGIAKGLYSEAILHEIHAKMAQELKRLGVELDGIFYCPHSPQDECSCRKPKPGMFLAIKDQFNEDFKESICVGDSLRDIQAAQRAGSKSVLVLTGNGEKTLQKIEKSTIPVYSDLAEFVSKWLI, from the coding sequence ATGCTAGTTATCTTAGACCGAGATGGGGTAATTAATTACGACTCAGAGGATTATATTAAGAGCCCCGAAGAATGGGTTCACATTCCTGGCAGTCTTGAAGCGATAGCTAAATTAAAACAGTCGGGTTTTAAAGTGGTTGTTGCTACCAATCAATCTGGGATTGCGAAGGGACTCTATAGCGAAGCTATTCTTCATGAAATTCATGCAAAAATGGCCCAGGAATTAAAAAGGCTGGGCGTTGAGTTAGACGGTATTTTTTACTGTCCACACAGTCCTCAAGATGAATGTAGCTGCCGCAAGCCTAAACCGGGCATGTTCCTAGCCATTAAAGACCAATTCAATGAAGACTTCAAAGAGTCTATTTGCGTCGGCGATTCATTGAGAGATATCCAAGCCGCTCAGCGTGCAGGGAGTAAATCTGTATTAGTGCTTACGGGAAATGGCGAAAAAACGCTCCAGAAAATAGAAAAATCCACCATTCCAGTTTACAGTGATTTAGCTGAATTCGTCTCAAAGTGGCTAATTTGA
- a CDS encoding acylphosphatase, with translation MMSKLCRRFIVSGTVQGVFFRDNARKKAIELNISGWVKNVNDGSVELLACGESDHIQTLERWLWEGPTKAHVTAVDKKSHPWEEHADFIICDSN, from the coding sequence ATGATGTCTAAACTATGTCGTCGCTTTATTGTTTCAGGAACCGTTCAAGGGGTATTTTTCCGGGATAATGCTCGTAAAAAAGCTATAGAGTTGAATATCAGCGGCTGGGTCAAAAATGTAAATGATGGCAGTGTTGAGCTTTTAGCGTGCGGAGAATCAGACCACATTCAAACTCTGGAAAGATGGTTATGGGAAGGTCCAACAAAGGCACATGTCACTGCAGTAGATAAAAAAAGTCATCCGTGGGAAGAGCATGCGGATTTCATTATCTGTGATTCAAATTAG
- a CDS encoding TlpA family protein disulfide reductase, with product MRTRKFVSVFFILSMLIFFEGCTPDALDIYGRPIRISDYRGKWIVINYWATWCVPCIQEIPELNKLAKYYKHKVIVLGVNVDNLSDSVLRNLSQGYQVNYPFLSSFPIEKWGGKPDDLPVTYIIDPHGKLSHTLHGPQKLENFQAVMSLPAVTYD from the coding sequence ATGAGAACAAGGAAGTTTGTCTCTGTATTTTTCATACTCTCCATGTTGATTTTTTTCGAAGGCTGCACCCCGGATGCCTTGGATATTTATGGTCGCCCAATACGCATTTCTGACTATCGCGGAAAATGGATAGTCATTAACTACTGGGCTACCTGGTGCGTCCCCTGTATTCAAGAAATTCCCGAATTGAATAAATTGGCTAAATATTATAAACATAAAGTAATCGTCCTTGGGGTAAATGTTGATAATCTTAGCGACAGTGTGTTGCGGAATTTGTCGCAAGGTTACCAAGTAAATTATCCCTTCTTAAGTTCCTTCCCGATCGAAAAATGGGGAGGCAAACCAGATGATCTACCCGTTACTTATATAATCGATCCTCACGGTAAGCTCAGCCATACTCTTCATGGACCTCAAAAATTGGAGAATTTCCAGGCTGTTATGAGCTTACCCGCCGTTACGTATGATTAG
- a CDS encoding SCO family protein, whose product MFEKGSLERQVLFAGVAFCILALLFGLWSHYNWNEPPAKELTLKTGTAFPIPRQIQPFTLDNGPNNLSFTNAQLKGQWSMLFFGFTNCAMLCPTTLGSLNQVYNNLVTDKISQLPQVYFISIDPERDSVKRIKQYVTSFNKSFDGATGTEAQLEDMTHKLNILYSKSNPNQAEDYQIDHSGTVLVIDPDGNLAALFSPPIDPKGLAQDYELLIKQSHKGN is encoded by the coding sequence ATGTTTGAGAAAGGTAGTCTTGAACGGCAAGTTTTATTTGCTGGCGTTGCTTTTTGTATACTTGCCCTACTCTTTGGCCTCTGGTCGCATTACAATTGGAATGAACCTCCCGCCAAGGAGCTAACGCTCAAAACCGGAACTGCTTTCCCTATCCCGCGCCAAATCCAACCGTTCACCTTAGACAATGGCCCCAATAATTTGTCATTCACTAATGCGCAATTAAAAGGTCAATGGAGCATGCTGTTCTTTGGCTTCACTAATTGTGCAATGCTATGCCCAACGACACTAGGCAGTCTTAACCAGGTTTATAATAATTTAGTGACGGATAAAATTTCCCAATTACCGCAAGTCTATTTTATTTCTATTGATCCAGAACGCGACTCAGTAAAGCGTATCAAACAGTATGTAACCTCTTTTAATAAAAGTTTTGATGGCGCCACTGGAACTGAAGCCCAATTAGAAGATATGACGCATAAATTAAATATCCTCTACTCGAAATCGAATCCTAATCAAGCTGAAGATTATCAAATTGATCATAGCGGTACCGTATTAGTAATAGACCCCGATGGAAATTTAGCCGCTTTATTTTCACCGCCCATTGACCCCAAAGGACTCGCACAAGATTATGAACTCCTCATTAAACAATCCCATAAAGGAAATTAA
- a CDS encoding protoheme IX farnesyltransferase, which translates to MKTYAVWRNYYELCKPRVVALMLLTSIVGMLLATDHIPWQILFFGTLGIGLCAGAGGVINQLIDHRIDSVMGRTKRRPIPSGNISPSKAGIFAFILSLSGMSILIFFVNTLTAILTFATLVGYAFIYTVFLKRATPQNIVIGGLAGATPPLLGWTAVTASTDPAILLLVLLIFTWTPPHFWSLAIARYEEYKKAEIPMLPVTHGVPFTKLCIVLYTLLMVIISIMPFIINMSGVPYLIGALILGGVFLIKSCQLYKSNNPQVAMNTFYFSIFYLMAMFLLLLTDHYLNVLGGFHV; encoded by the coding sequence GTGAAAACTTATGCTGTATGGCGAAATTACTATGAATTATGCAAACCTCGCGTAGTAGCATTAATGCTACTGACCTCGATCGTTGGCATGCTGCTCGCTACTGATCATATCCCCTGGCAAATACTTTTTTTCGGGACACTTGGCATTGGCCTATGTGCCGGAGCGGGGGGGGTCATTAACCAGCTTATTGATCATCGAATTGACAGTGTAATGGGCAGAACCAAACGAAGACCTATTCCCTCTGGCAACATCTCCCCCAGTAAGGCGGGAATTTTTGCATTTATATTAAGCCTTAGTGGCATGAGTATTTTAATATTTTTTGTAAATACGCTTACAGCGATACTAACATTTGCGACGTTAGTGGGTTATGCCTTTATCTACACCGTTTTTTTAAAAAGAGCGACTCCACAGAATATTGTAATTGGTGGGCTTGCCGGCGCGACCCCTCCCTTATTAGGATGGACAGCTGTCACTGCTTCCACTGATCCTGCAATCTTATTGTTGGTATTACTGATTTTCACTTGGACCCCTCCCCATTTTTGGTCTCTCGCTATTGCACGTTATGAGGAATATAAAAAAGCGGAAATCCCTATGTTACCGGTTACACACGGCGTGCCCTTTACAAAACTATGTATAGTGCTTTACACACTATTAATGGTGATTATTTCTATCATGCCATTTATCATTAATATGAGCGGCGTCCCTTACTTAATTGGTGCATTAATACTAGGCGGCGTTTTTCTTATCAAGAGCTGTCAACTTTATAAATCGAATAATCCACAAGTCGCCATGAATACATTCTACTTTTCTATTTTTTACCTTATGGCCATGTTTTTATTATTGTTGACTGATCATTACCTCAATGTACTAGGAGGATTTCATGTTTGA
- a CDS encoding COX15/CtaA family protein: protein MVKTKKNLFTRLAFLATILAFVVVILGAYTRLKDAGLGCPDWPGCYGQLIVPKTQSALASASKLYPQQPVEPTKAWAEMTHRYFAGSLGLLIMVLAGWSFLARKKDSQHPRIVPQLLIACVIFQALLGMWTVTWQLLPLVVMGHLLGGMTIVALLWWLTLDTGRLVTHPPANSLNYLKPWVILGVVIVFLQIFLGGWTSANYASIVCPDFPYCQGQLFPKFNFSEAFNFFSPIGKNYQGGILGESARVTIQMTHRYGAFITTSYILSLTSYVLFSNKTSALKNTMGMIFLILTTQIFLGILNIATLLYLPIAVSHNAVALLLLLSMLTLLYQLTTSRKSAVVLVAKQPPASHQGMPTL, encoded by the coding sequence TTGGTTAAAACAAAAAAAAATCTTTTTACACGACTTGCATTTTTAGCCACCATCCTTGCGTTTGTAGTTGTCATTTTAGGCGCTTATACCCGACTTAAAGATGCAGGCTTGGGCTGTCCTGATTGGCCTGGTTGTTATGGTCAACTCATCGTACCTAAAACACAATCGGCTCTTGCTTCTGCCTCTAAGCTTTATCCCCAGCAACCAGTTGAACCCACAAAAGCATGGGCAGAAATGACCCACCGTTATTTTGCAGGGTCATTAGGACTCCTCATTATGGTATTAGCAGGCTGGAGTTTTTTGGCACGCAAAAAAGATTCGCAACATCCCCGAATTGTGCCCCAACTTTTAATTGCCTGCGTGATTTTTCAAGCACTATTAGGAATGTGGACCGTTACCTGGCAGCTTTTACCCCTTGTGGTAATGGGTCATCTTTTAGGCGGCATGACAATTGTTGCGTTATTGTGGTGGCTTACATTAGATACTGGACGATTAGTAACACATCCCCCCGCCAATTCATTGAATTATTTAAAACCCTGGGTCATTCTCGGCGTAGTTATTGTATTTCTGCAGATTTTTTTGGGTGGCTGGACCAGCGCAAATTATGCTTCCATTGTATGTCCTGATTTCCCTTATTGTCAGGGCCAATTATTTCCTAAATTTAATTTTTCTGAAGCTTTCAATTTCTTCAGTCCTATCGGTAAAAATTATCAGGGAGGAATATTAGGCGAATCAGCGAGAGTCACTATTCAAATGACGCATCGATATGGCGCCTTCATCACAACAAGTTATATTCTTTCATTGACCAGCTATGTGCTTTTTTCCAATAAAACCAGTGCTCTTAAAAATACAATGGGCATGATCTTTCTGATACTTACTACCCAGATTTTCTTGGGAATTTTAAATATTGCTACCCTCCTCTATCTCCCAATCGCCGTTTCACATAATGCGGTAGCGTTATTACTGTTGCTTTCCATGCTGACACTACTTTACCAGCTAACAACTTCTCGCAAATCGGCGGTTGTTTTGGTTGCTAAGCAACCCCCAGCTTCACATCAGGGGATGCCTACTCTGTGA
- a CDS encoding SURF1 family protein: MSYIKLPRIRVHLFGYLFSPAWVPTLGILALLPLLLSLGVWQLHRAEAKKIIEREYATSKPILLSELNEPNNKLLQYKQLKVTGRFDNQHLFFLDNKTYNNQAGFQILSPFILADNKRVLLVNRGFLSVKNRNELPEIPASEGIRTLVGLIYFPSKTFVLKKEPVLYKWPLILQATDFAVIDKALNEKTYPFYLLIQTGDNSALIRDWKPVSFPSYRHLGYAVQWFLLALTLIIIYITLNTSRAK, encoded by the coding sequence TTGAGTTATATTAAACTACCTAGAATCAGAGTACATCTATTTGGTTATCTTTTTTCTCCCGCTTGGGTCCCCACCCTAGGTATCCTCGCCCTATTGCCGTTACTCCTCTCATTGGGAGTATGGCAACTCCACCGCGCAGAGGCAAAAAAAATAATCGAACGGGAATACGCCACCTCTAAACCCATATTATTAAGTGAACTTAATGAGCCAAATAATAAACTTTTGCAATATAAACAACTCAAAGTGACAGGACGTTTTGACAATCAACACTTATTTTTTCTAGACAACAAAACTTATAATAATCAAGCAGGGTTTCAAATACTCAGCCCTTTTATTCTTGCTGACAATAAGCGTGTATTACTCGTTAATCGCGGGTTCTTAAGCGTCAAAAATCGAAATGAATTGCCTGAAATTCCTGCGTCAGAGGGAATCAGAACATTGGTAGGCTTAATTTATTTTCCGAGTAAAACATTTGTTTTAAAAAAGGAGCCTGTGCTATACAAGTGGCCGCTTATCCTGCAAGCAACTGATTTTGCCGTGATTGATAAAGCGTTAAACGAAAAAACCTATCCTTTTTATTTATTAATCCAAACGGGAGACAACAGCGCTTTAATCCGAGATTGGAAACCGGTTAGCTTCCCTTCTTATCGGCATCTGGGTTATGCAGTACAGTGGTTTCTACTAGCTTTAACCCTGATTATTATTTATATAACATTAAACACATCAAGGGCGAAATAA
- a CDS encoding twin transmembrane helix small protein yields the protein MIMKTIVILLLFTIIYCLGSAVFFMIRDKGRSKSMAKALTWRISLSLLLFLLLIIGYAMGWIVPHGVQP from the coding sequence ATGATAATGAAAACAATTGTCATTTTGCTACTGTTTACGATAATTTATTGTCTAGGTAGTGCAGTTTTTTTCATGATTCGTGACAAAGGACGCTCTAAAAGTATGGCTAAAGCACTTACCTGGCGAATTAGTTTATCTTTACTTTTATTTCTGCTGCTTATCATAGGGTATGCTATGGGCTGGATTGTACCTCATGGAGTGCAACCATAA
- the tatA gene encoding twin-arginine translocase TatA/TatE family subunit, with protein MGMKLGSLILIFLIVLLLFGTKRLRNVGEDLATAIKSFRKGLKDDNKIE; from the coding sequence ATGGGCATGAAGCTCGGATCCTTAATCTTAATATTTCTCATTGTTTTATTATTGTTTGGTACCAAACGATTGCGTAATGTCGGCGAAGACTTGGCTACAGCCATTAAAAGCTTTCGTAAAGGTCTAAAAGACGATAATAAAATTGAGTGA
- the tatB gene encoding twin-arginine translocase subunit TatB, whose product MLEISFWKIILVAVVALIVLGPEQLPRAARSVGRLLKELKKGLASVQKEIAGTIKTENDEPEKESDK is encoded by the coding sequence ATGTTAGAGATTAGTTTTTGGAAAATTATTTTGGTGGCAGTAGTTGCGTTGATTGTCTTAGGACCCGAACAGTTGCCAAGAGCAGCGCGATCAGTGGGTCGTCTCCTCAAGGAACTAAAGAAAGGGCTCGCGTCCGTGCAAAAAGAGATAGCAGGGACCATAAAAACGGAAAATGATGAGCCTGAAAAAGAGTCGGATAAATAG
- the tatC gene encoding twin-arginine translocase subunit TatC yields MDYLLELRRRLLYCLGFTAVVFCILSFYANPLYELLTKPLLHQLPATHLIATQISAPFLVPMKFAFIISLMLLMPLFFYHLWSFVAPALYVHERKKIWVLLLPSVVLFYIGFFFAYFVVLPIIFRFFVETTPAHVELLPDISLYLGFAMQILFAFGLIFEVPIVVLLLIHFKISSLEELKKARRYVIVLSFVVGMVLTPPDVLSQTLLAVPMWLLYELGLVLAKIFLGAKDATIVSKPE; encoded by the coding sequence ATGGATTATCTTTTAGAATTACGCAGACGCTTACTGTACTGTCTCGGATTTACAGCGGTTGTTTTTTGTATTCTCTCTTTTTATGCTAACCCACTTTATGAGTTACTCACTAAGCCCCTGCTCCATCAATTGCCTGCAACGCATCTAATCGCTACCCAAATTTCGGCCCCCTTTTTAGTTCCGATGAAATTCGCTTTTATCATCAGTCTGATGTTGTTAATGCCTTTGTTTTTTTATCATCTGTGGAGTTTTGTTGCTCCCGCCTTATATGTTCATGAAAGAAAAAAAATATGGGTGTTATTATTGCCCAGTGTGGTTTTATTTTATATTGGCTTCTTTTTTGCTTATTTTGTTGTGTTACCGATTATTTTTCGTTTCTTCGTCGAAACCACTCCCGCACATGTCGAGCTTTTACCTGACATCAGCCTTTATTTGGGTTTTGCCATGCAAATATTATTTGCCTTCGGGTTAATTTTCGAAGTGCCCATTGTAGTGTTATTGCTCATTCATTTTAAAATCTCTTCTTTAGAGGAACTGAAAAAAGCCCGACGGTATGTAATTGTTTTGTCATTTGTGGTGGGAATGGTGCTCACGCCCCCGGATGTTTTGTCTCAGACGTTATTAGCTGTGCCTATGTGGTTGTTATATGAGCTTGGGTTAGTGCTCGCGAAGATTTTTCTGGGGGCTAAGGACGCAACAATTGTCTCCAAGCCTGAATAA
- a CDS encoding helix-turn-helix transcriptional regulator: MPVADILDQKSTPEARGKRLKSLRMMAGLSRKALEDKYDISASTMQSWEDAKAGGLTEKGAKRAIEVFRQEGIRCAVDWLLYGIGLPPQLSDKLFQQQIHLQESLEDRVEITEERAIVNELLAFRQHNPDAVEFIVPDEGMAPIYYKGDYVAGKRRYNEAIDNVLGMDCIVETKENEVLLRRLKLGSQSGLYTLICLNPEANVPEFALHDREILSAAPVIWLRRKDP, translated from the coding sequence ATGCCAGTGGCAGATATTTTAGATCAGAAATCGACTCCTGAAGCACGAGGAAAACGTCTCAAGAGTTTAAGGATGATGGCTGGATTGTCTCGTAAAGCACTCGAAGACAAATACGACATTAGCGCGAGTACAATGCAATCCTGGGAAGATGCGAAAGCGGGCGGATTGACAGAGAAAGGTGCTAAACGAGCCATCGAAGTTTTTAGGCAAGAAGGAATCCGCTGTGCAGTTGATTGGCTTCTTTACGGAATTGGCCTGCCACCTCAGCTAAGCGACAAATTGTTTCAACAACAAATTCATCTTCAAGAATCGCTGGAAGATAGGGTTGAAATCACGGAAGAGCGTGCGATAGTTAATGAATTGCTAGCTTTCCGTCAACATAACCCTGATGCAGTTGAATTTATAGTACCTGATGAAGGCATGGCACCTATCTACTATAAAGGTGATTATGTTGCAGGTAAACGTCGCTATAATGAAGCGATTGATAATGTTTTAGGTATGGATTGCATAGTAGAAACTAAAGAAAATGAAGTCTTGCTCAGAAGACTAAAGCTTGGGTCACAATCTGGACTTTATACTCTAATCTGCTTAAATCCAGAAGCCAATGTACCCGAATTCGCTCTTCATGATCGGGAAATTCTCAGTGCTGCCCCAGTAATTTGGCTACGGCGCAAAGATCCTTAA
- a CDS encoding multifunctional CCA tRNA nucleotidyl transferase/2'3'-cyclic phosphodiesterase/2'nucleotidase/phosphatase has protein sequence MEVFLVGGAVRDFLLAKINGDFKTPADVNNYWMTVEKDWVVVNSAPEEMLALGYRRVGKSFPVFLHPDTKEEHALARTERKVAKGYTGFECYAEKDVTLEEDLQRRDLTINAIAMRVLSPDFSTYELIDPYQGEQDLKNRLFRHISPAFAEDPVRVLRVARLAARFGNFEINSDTLLLMKKMVAEGEIDALVPERVWQEWARSLQENYPWRFFDVLENCNAQQKLFPEIKNFAVKQKILMKVIEEHPSDTLRFAIEVFDMDEHAFLRLINQYRIPTDFRDLALIVIKYYPFYTSLIWESETILTLFERTDAFRRRHRFNDFLMICHYLAGDQDKIKSSRLLALLTELTKIDNAAIGSQGFKGEAFAAKLREIRIATIDTYLQ, from the coding sequence TTGGAAGTTTTTCTTGTCGGTGGCGCTGTGAGAGATTTTCTCCTTGCAAAAATAAACGGCGATTTTAAAACACCTGCTGATGTTAACAATTATTGGATGACCGTAGAAAAAGATTGGGTCGTTGTAAACAGCGCTCCAGAGGAGATGCTCGCGCTGGGGTATCGTCGCGTAGGCAAAAGTTTTCCCGTTTTTTTACACCCTGACACCAAGGAAGAACATGCCCTGGCACGCACTGAGCGCAAGGTAGCAAAAGGTTACACAGGCTTCGAGTGTTATGCTGAAAAAGATGTGACTCTAGAAGAAGACTTACAAAGACGCGATTTAACGATCAATGCCATAGCAATGCGCGTTCTCAGTCCGGACTTTTCAACGTATGAACTCATAGACCCTTACCAGGGTGAACAAGATTTGAAGAATAGGCTTTTTCGCCATATCTCCCCAGCCTTTGCGGAAGATCCTGTGCGTGTTCTGCGAGTGGCTCGACTAGCTGCGCGTTTTGGCAATTTTGAGATCAATAGCGATACACTATTGTTGATGAAAAAAATGGTAGCAGAAGGAGAAATCGACGCTTTAGTCCCTGAAAGGGTATGGCAAGAATGGGCACGTTCTCTCCAGGAAAACTATCCGTGGCGTTTTTTTGACGTTTTAGAGAATTGTAATGCGCAGCAAAAACTTTTTCCCGAGATAAAAAATTTCGCCGTTAAGCAAAAAATTTTAATGAAAGTCATTGAAGAGCATCCCTCGGACACGCTGCGATTTGCAATTGAAGTCTTTGACATGGATGAACACGCCTTTCTTAGGCTAATCAATCAGTATCGCATTCCCACAGACTTTCGAGACTTGGCATTAATCGTTATTAAATACTATCCCTTTTATACCAGTTTAATTTGGGAGTCAGAAACTATCCTAACCTTGTTCGAAAGGACGGATGCTTTTCGCCGCCGCCATCGCTTTAATGATTTTTTAATGATCTGTCATTATTTGGCGGGAGATCAAGATAAAATAAAGTCTTCACGTTTACTTGCCCTACTCACTGAATTAACAAAGATCGATAACGCAGCGATTGGCAGCCAAGGGTTTAAAGGGGAAGCGTTTGCTGCAAAATTGCGAGAAATACGTATAGCTACCATCGACACTTATCTTCAATAG
- the psd gene encoding phosphatidylserine decarboxylase (Phosphatidylserine decarboxylase is synthesized as a single chain precursor. Generation of the pyruvoyl active site from a Ser is coupled to cleavage of a Gly-Ser bond between the larger (beta) and smaller (alpha chains). It is an integral membrane protein.): MYLEKLKCNLQHVLPHHFLSRLISKLADCEIPFVKNGLIKLFIANYKIDLSTVVSSELKDYPTFNHFFTRALRPDARPIVSETTAIASPADGVISQAGVIEDGELFQAKGSFFKLSNLLAGDAALAANFLDGQFVTIYLAPRDYHRVHMPIDGKLINTIYVPGKLFSVNNASVAHVPNLFCRNERLICRFETSVGEVVLILVGAMLVAGIETVWGQRETPCDSKEVVVKQYQDKGIVLKKGDELGRFQFGSTVILLFPPSSAKLLPFAAQQHINMGALLGHVRVEGK; this comes from the coding sequence ATGTACCTGGAAAAATTAAAGTGCAATCTTCAACATGTGTTACCACATCACTTCTTGTCGCGTTTGATCTCCAAACTTGCTGATTGCGAAATTCCTTTTGTGAAAAATGGATTAATTAAATTATTTATCGCAAATTACAAAATTGATTTGAGCACAGTCGTGAGTTCTGAATTAAAAGATTACCCAACTTTCAATCATTTTTTTACTCGAGCGCTGAGGCCTGATGCAAGGCCCATCGTATCAGAAACAACTGCAATAGCTAGTCCAGCAGATGGTGTGATTAGCCAAGCGGGCGTCATTGAGGACGGGGAACTGTTTCAAGCGAAAGGAAGTTTTTTCAAACTAAGTAATTTACTGGCCGGTGATGCTGCTTTGGCTGCGAATTTTCTCGATGGACAGTTTGTGACGATCTACCTCGCTCCGCGTGATTATCATCGTGTACACATGCCCATTGATGGAAAACTCATTAATACTATCTATGTCCCCGGAAAATTATTTTCAGTGAATAATGCTTCTGTGGCTCACGTGCCAAATCTCTTTTGTAGAAATGAGCGCTTGATTTGCAGGTTCGAAACTTCAGTCGGAGAAGTGGTCCTTATTTTGGTGGGTGCAATGTTGGTGGCAGGAATCGAAACGGTGTGGGGGCAGCGTGAAACGCCCTGTGATTCGAAAGAAGTCGTGGTCAAACAGTACCAAGATAAAGGCATTGTATTAAAAAAAGGCGATGAGTTAGGGCGTTTTCAGTTTGGTTCTACAGTAATTCTACTGTTCCCTCCTTCTAGTGCAAAATTGTTACCTTTCGCTGCTCAGCAACATATTAATATGGGCGCTTTACTAGGTCATGTAAGGGTTGAAGGCAAGTAG